A stretch of Arachis hypogaea cultivar Tifrunner chromosome 15, arahy.Tifrunner.gnm2.J5K5, whole genome shotgun sequence DNA encodes these proteins:
- the LOC112751034 gene encoding protein PLASTID MOVEMENT IMPAIRED 1-like, whose protein sequence is METGNYSYSPKRNSNARLLEELEALSKSLYQSHTARRTASLALPRDSAPPPVKSVEDDNASAKIDIQSSNKPRTRRLSLSPWRSRPKREDNKAPPSKPQQTENLVEKRGIWSWKPMRALSHITMQKLSCLFSVEVVTAQNLPSSMNGLRLSVCVRKKETKDGAVQTMPSRVVQGAADFEETLFIRCHVYCNHGSGKQLKFEPRPFYIYLVAVDAKELNFGRTSVDLSRLVQESIEKSWQGTRVRQWETSFSLCGKAKGGELVLKFGFQIMEKDGAGIAIYNQDENLNSKSSRFISLASSFRKQSKRSFSVPSARITSRNDAWTPSDIRSIGDFHGLHDLSLDDTISVQDSSASVQKLDDGKEKVDDFHLLDFDIVDKGVEVQKQKKGDGEESERSVEVKSASSEVVKEIVHDQLHLTRLTELDSIAQQLKALETMIGEDINLIKARDTDSQRLDSDEETVTREFLQILEDKVTRRYKINQSEIPPFQLEGHAREHGNEDSSEKEESKVYLPHLGKGLGCVIQTKDGGYLASMNPLDSVVARNDTPKLAMQMSKPFVLQSHQFSMGLELFQKLVANGIEDFSSEVLSLMPIDEMIGKSAEQVAFEGIASAIIQGRNKEGASSSAARIVSALNSMANAMSSGRKERISTGLWNIDENPLTAEQILAFTMQKIESMAIEALKIQADMAEEEAPFDVSVTTSKEENNDKDLLSSAISLEDWVKDQSYNETSASSYKEASHITLIFVVQLRDPKRRYEAVGGPMMVLVHATADTKRNEYNYDHEDGEEQKFKVTNMDVGGFKVRSGVKNYAWDGQKQRLTAMQWLVEYGLGKAGKKIKNNALIKGQDSLWSISSNIMGDMWLNTMRNPDIKLVVNQ, encoded by the coding sequence ATGGAAACTGGTAATTATTCTTACTCTCCCAAAAGAAATTCCAATGCTAGGCTTCTTGAAGAGTTAGAGGCTCTAAGCAAATCCCTTTACCAATCACACACAGCTAGAAGAACAGCTTCCCTTGCTTTGCCAAGAGATTCAGCTCCTCCTCCTGTCAAATCTGTTGAAGATGACAATGCCAGTGCTAAAATTGATATCCAAAGCAGTAACAAACCTCGCACACGCAGGTTGTCCTTGTCGCCGTGGAGATCAAGGCCGAAGCGAGAGGATAACAAGGCACCCCCCTCAAAGccacaacaaacagagaatttgGTTGAGAAGAGAGGGATTTGGAGCTGGAAGCCTATGAGGGCTCTTTCTCACATTACAATGCAGAAACTAAGTTGTTTGTTTTCTGTTGAAGTTGTAACTGCTCAAAACCTTCCTTCATCAATGAATGGACTAAGGCTTTCTGTCTGTGTTAGAAAGAAGGAAACAAAAGATGGTGCTGTCCAAACAATGCCATCAAGGGTTGTTCAAGGAGCTGCAGATTTTGAAGAGACTCTTTTCATCAGGTGCCATGTTTATTGCAACCATGGCAGTGGAAAGCAGCTTAAGTTCGAGCCGAGGCCATTTTATATATACCTTGTTGCGGTTGATGCTAAAGAGCTTAACTTTGGAAGAACCTCGGTGGACTTGAGCCGGTTGGTTCAAGAATCCATTGAGAAAAGCTGGCAAGGCACCCGGGTTCGGCAATGGGAGACAAGCTTTTCCTTGTGTGGCAAGGCAAAAGGAGGTGAGCTGGTTCTGAAATTCGGTTTCCAAATCATGGAGAAAGATGGTGCAGGGATTGCAATTTACAATCAGGACGAGAACTTGAATTCCAAGTCCAGCAGGTTCATAAGCCTGGCATCTTCGTTTCGCAAACAATCCAAGAGATCCTTCAGTGTTCCTAGTGCAAGAATAACAAGCAGAAATGATGCTTGGACTCCTTCAGATATAAGGTCAATAGGGGATTTTCATGGATTGCATGATTTGAGTCTTGATGACACAATTTCGGTCCAGGATTCCTCAGCTTCTGTCCAAAAACTTGATGATGGCAAGGAGAAGGTAGATGATTTCCATCTTCTGGATTTTGATATCGTTGATAAAGGTGTTGAGGTTCAAAAGCAGAAAAAAGGTGATGGAGAAGAATCTGAGAGGTCTGTGGAAGTGAAATCAGCTTCAAGTGAGGTGGTCAAGGAGATAGTACATGACCAATTGCACCTCACTAGATTAACCGAGCTTGATTCGATTGCACAGCAGTTAAAGGCTCTTGAGACCATGATAGGGGAGGATATCAACTTGATAAAAGCAAGGGATACAGACTCACAAAGATTGGATTCTGATGAAGAAACAGTGACAAGAGAGTTTCTTCAGATTCTTGAGGATAAAGTGACCAGAAGATACAAAATAAACCAATCTGAAATTCCACCTTTCCAACTTGAAGGGCATGCACGTGAACATGGAAATGAAGATTCTTCTGAGAAGGAGGAATCCAAAGTTTATCTTCCTCATCTTGGCAAGGGCTTGGGTTGTGTGATTCAAACAAAAGATGGGGGCTACTTGGCATCCATGAATCCTTTGGACAGTGTTGTGGCCAGAAATGATACTCCAAAGCTAGCAATGCAGATGTCAAAGCCTTTTGTGTTGCAATCACATCAATTCTCAATGGGGTTAGAGTTGTTTCAGAAACTGGTTGCCAATGGTATTGAAGATTTCAGCTCTGAAGTTCTCTCCTTGATGCCAATAGATGAAATGATAGGCAAAAGTGCAGAACAGGTTGCTTTTGAAGGCATTGCTTCTGCCATCATACAAGGTAGGAACAAGGAAGGAGCGAGTTCAAGTGCTGCACGCATAGTTTCTGCCCTGAATAGTATGGCGAATGCTATGAGTTCAGGAAGGAAGGAAAGGATTTCAACAGGGCTTTGGAATATAGATGAAAATCCACTCACTGCAGAGCAAATCCTTGCATTCACAATGCAGAAGATTGAGTCCATGGCGATTGAGGCGCTGAAAATTCAAGCCGATATGGCCGAGGAAGAAGCTCCATTTGATGTTTCTGTGACCACCTCAAAGGAAGAAAACAATGACAAAGATCTGTTGAGTTCTGCTATTTCACTTGAGGACTGGGTCAAAGATCAAAGCTACAATGAAACCAGTGCAAGTTCTTACAAAGAAGCATCACATATCACACTGATATTTGTTGTCCAATTGAGGGATCCAAAAAGGCGCTATGAGGCGGTTGGGGGTCCTATGATGGTACTAGTTCATGCAACTGCAGACACAAAGAGGAATGAATATAATTATGATCATGAAGATGGTGAGGAGCAAAAGTTTAAGGTAACTAACATGGATGTTGGGGGCTTCAAGGTTAGGAGTGGTGTAAAGAATTATGCATGGGACGGACAGAAGCAAAGACTAACTGCAATGCAATGGCTGGTGGAATATGGATTGGGAAAGGCAGGGAAGAAAATCAAGAATAATGCATTGATCAAAGGACAAGATTCTCTGtggagcatttcatcaaacatcatGGGTGACATGTGGCTCAACACCATGAGGAACCCAGATATCAAACTTGTGGTGAACCAATAA